In Streptomyces alboniger, the following are encoded in one genomic region:
- a CDS encoding alpha-mannosidase, which produces MHDDRLLVEGRLERALRQFIRPAQYPRRVPLALSAWHAPGEPVPVSAALEASYEPFETGSEWGSPWSTSWFRLQGQVPREWRGRRVEVVIDPGFTEEGPGFQAEGLVYDAAGVPLKGVHPRNRHIPVASPARGGEPVHLLLEAAANPTVLHDFVPTPLGDVLTASTSPIYRFASADLAVLDEDVWQLTLDIEVLSELMGELEADRPRRHEILRALEDMLDALDLHDVPGTAAAGRAALAGVLARPAHASAHRVSAAGHAHIDSAWLWPLRETVRKASRTFANVTALAEEYPELVFACSQAQQYAWVKEHQPHIWERIKKAVADGTWAPVGSMWVESDANMPGGEALARQITHGRRFFREELGVETEEIWLPDSFGYTAAFPQLAKLAGVRWFLTQKLSWNQSNRMPHHTFWWEGIDGTRVFTHFPPVDTYNSQFHGAELAHAERNFADKGRATRSLVPFGWGDGGGGPTREMMERARRLRSLEGSPRVEIEKPSAFFAAAEEEYGAGAPVWSGELYLELHRATYTTQAATKRGNRRSEHALREAELWCTAAAVRDPAYVYPYDALDRLWKTVLLHQFHDILPGSSIAWVHREARETYGRVLAELEGITASAVRALGAGGPAVLNASPYARSEVVDGGDGTLVRVDVPALGTRSLDGVVAPGPGAAAHTTGDTIVLTNERLSVTVDAAGLLTSVRDLTADREVLAAPGNLLQLHPDHPTRYDAWDLDRHYRRRHTDLTDADSVELVEDGPSRVAVRVVRAFGESRITQVIRLAAGSRRVDIVTDVDWRESEKVLKAAFPLDVHAERSAAEIQFGHVHRPTHANTGWDAARYEICAHRWLRVAEEGYGVALLNDSTYGHDVTRTEHGGALGTTVRLTLLRAPHSPDPETDQGAHRFTYALLPGAATGDAVAEGLALNLPLRVADAPALAPLVSIDDPAVTVESVKLADDRSGDVVVRLYESRGGRAAATLGTSFPVARADVTDLMERPLREADTGEAGLTLALRPFQIVTLRLRPA; this is translated from the coding sequence GTGCATGACGACAGACTGCTGGTGGAAGGCCGCCTGGAGCGGGCGCTGCGCCAGTTCATCCGTCCCGCCCAGTATCCGCGCAGGGTGCCGCTCGCCCTCTCCGCCTGGCACGCGCCGGGCGAGCCGGTACCCGTATCGGCCGCTCTGGAGGCGTCGTACGAACCCTTCGAGACCGGCAGCGAATGGGGAAGTCCCTGGTCGACCAGCTGGTTCCGCCTCCAAGGGCAGGTCCCGCGGGAGTGGCGGGGGCGCCGTGTCGAGGTGGTGATCGACCCTGGGTTCACGGAGGAAGGGCCGGGGTTCCAGGCCGAGGGGCTGGTGTACGACGCGGCGGGCGTTCCACTGAAAGGAGTTCACCCGCGCAATCGGCATATTCCGGTGGCTTCCCCCGCGCGGGGTGGTGAGCCGGTGCACCTACTTCTGGAGGCGGCGGCCAATCCGACTGTTCTGCACGACTTCGTGCCGACGCCGTTGGGCGACGTCCTGACCGCAAGTACTAGCCCGATCTACCGATTCGCGTCTGCCGATCTCGCCGTACTGGACGAGGACGTATGGCAGTTGACCCTGGACATCGAGGTCCTCTCCGAGCTGATGGGCGAACTGGAAGCCGACCGTCCGCGGCGGCACGAGATCCTCCGGGCCCTTGAGGACATGCTCGACGCGCTCGATCTGCACGATGTGCCGGGCACGGCGGCGGCCGGGCGCGCGGCCCTCGCCGGGGTGCTCGCCAGGCCCGCGCACGCGAGCGCGCACCGCGTATCGGCTGCCGGTCACGCGCATATCGACTCGGCGTGGCTGTGGCCGCTGCGCGAGACGGTACGCAAGGCTTCGCGCACCTTTGCCAATGTGACGGCGCTGGCCGAGGAGTATCCGGAGCTGGTCTTCGCCTGCTCGCAGGCCCAGCAGTACGCGTGGGTGAAGGAGCACCAGCCGCACATCTGGGAGCGCATCAAGAAGGCGGTAGCCGACGGGACTTGGGCGCCGGTCGGCTCGATGTGGGTGGAGTCGGACGCCAACATGCCGGGCGGTGAGGCACTGGCCCGGCAGATCACCCACGGCAGGAGGTTCTTCCGCGAGGAGCTGGGCGTGGAGACCGAGGAGATCTGGCTGCCGGACTCCTTCGGTTACACCGCCGCCTTCCCGCAGTTGGCGAAGCTGGCAGGCGTGCGCTGGTTCCTCACCCAGAAGCTGAGCTGGAACCAGTCCAACAGGATGCCGCACCACACCTTCTGGTGGGAGGGCATCGACGGCACCCGGGTCTTCACCCACTTCCCGCCAGTGGACACGTACAACTCACAGTTCCACGGCGCCGAACTCGCCCACGCCGAGCGGAACTTCGCGGACAAGGGGCGTGCGACCCGCTCCCTGGTGCCGTTCGGCTGGGGTGACGGCGGGGGCGGTCCGACCCGCGAGATGATGGAGCGGGCGCGGCGCCTGAGGTCCCTGGAGGGGTCGCCGCGCGTCGAGATCGAGAAGCCGTCGGCGTTCTTCGCGGCGGCCGAGGAGGAGTACGGCGCCGGCGCCCCGGTCTGGTCGGGCGAGCTGTATCTGGAGCTGCACCGGGCGACGTACACCACCCAGGCGGCAACCAAACGCGGCAACCGCCGCAGCGAACACGCCCTGCGTGAGGCGGAGTTGTGGTGCACGGCCGCGGCGGTACGGGATCCGGCGTACGTCTATCCGTACGACGCGCTGGACCGGCTGTGGAAGACGGTCCTGCTGCACCAGTTCCACGACATCCTGCCCGGTTCGTCGATCGCGTGGGTGCACCGGGAGGCACGTGAGACCTACGGGCGCGTGCTGGCCGAGCTGGAGGGGATCACCGCGTCGGCCGTGCGCGCGCTCGGCGCGGGCGGGCCCGCGGTGCTCAACGCCTCGCCGTACGCCCGCAGCGAGGTGGTGGACGGCGGGGACGGCACGCTGGTGCGCGTGGACGTCCCCGCCCTCGGCACACGGAGTCTGGACGGCGTCGTGGCGCCGGGTCCGGGAGCGGCCGCGCACACGACCGGCGACACGATCGTCCTCACCAACGAGCGGCTGAGCGTGACCGTCGACGCGGCCGGGCTCCTCACCTCCGTGCGGGACCTGACCGCGGACCGTGAGGTGCTAGCGGCCCCCGGCAACCTCCTCCAGCTGCACCCCGACCACCCCACGCGCTACGACGCCTGGGACCTCGACCGGCACTACCGGCGGCGGCACACCGACCTCACGGACGCGGACTCCGTCGAGCTGGTCGAGGACGGGCCGTCGCGGGTCGCCGTGCGGGTGGTGCGCGCGTTCGGGGAGTCGCGGATCACGCAGGTGATCCGGCTCGCGGCGGGCAGCAGGCGCGTCGACATCGTCACGGACGTCGACTGGCGGGAGTCGGAGAAGGTACTCAAGGCCGCGTTCCCCCTGGACGTGCACGCCGAACGGTCCGCCGCCGAGATCCAGTTCGGCCATGTCCACCGGCCCACGCACGCCAACACCGGATGGGACGCCGCGCGTTACGAGATCTGCGCGCACCGCTGGCTGCGGGTGGCCGAGGAGGGGTACGGCGTCGCGCTGCTCAACGACTCGACGTACGGCCATGACGTGACGCGCACGGAGCACGGCGGCGCCCTCGGCACCACCGTGCGCCTGACACTGCTGCGGGCCCCGCACAGCCCGGACCCGGAGACCGACCAGGGCGCGCACCGCTTCACGTACGCCCTGCTCCCCGGCGCGGCGACGGGCGACGCGGTCGCGGAGGGACTGGCGCTCAACCTGCCGCTGCGGGTGGCCGACGCGCCTGCCCTCGCGCCGCTGGTGAGCATCGACGATCCGGCGGTCACTGTCGAGTCGGTCAAGCTCGCCGACGACCGCAGCGGCGATGTCGTCGTACGGCTCTACGAGTCGCGCGGCGGGCGGGCCGCGGCCACGCTCGGCACGTCGTTCCCGGTGGCGCGGGCCGATGTGACGGACCTGATGGAACGGCCGCTGCGCGAGGCGGACACGGGCGAGGCCGGTCTGACCCTGGCGCTGCGGCCCTTCCAGATCGTCACGCTGCGACTGCGTCCCGCCTGA
- a CDS encoding ATP-binding protein has protein sequence MTRQSGRSGPGGFGSSSPNVRDEIAEGAQAGPDRAQLRRRLGRSDLSAVPEVRAALREFLRRWGQPARADIAELLTSELVTNALVHTDHDAIVTASLGPRGLRVEVRDFVGRRPEPRVPNADDGTNGRGLVLVQSLADAWGVRAHGVGKAVWFELNGGGTA, from the coding sequence ATGACGAGGCAGTCAGGTAGGAGCGGCCCGGGGGGATTCGGGTCCTCTTCACCGAACGTACGGGACGAGATCGCCGAGGGAGCGCAGGCCGGACCGGACCGGGCCCAGCTCAGGCGCAGACTGGGGAGGTCTGATCTGTCGGCGGTACCCGAGGTCAGGGCCGCCCTGAGGGAATTCCTGAGACGCTGGGGGCAACCGGCACGGGCCGACATAGCCGAGCTGCTCACCAGCGAACTGGTCACCAACGCACTGGTGCACACCGATCACGACGCGATCGTCACCGCGAGCCTGGGCCCGCGCGGGCTGCGTGTCGAGGTGCGGGACTTCGTGGGCCGCCGCCCCGAGCCGCGGGTACCGAACGCCGACGACGGTACGAACGGCAGGGGCCTGGTCCTCGTGCAGTCCCTCGCAGACGCGTGGGGCGTGCGCGCCCACGGGGTGGGGAAGGCGGTGTGGTTCGAGCTGAACGGCGGCGGCACGGCGTGA
- a CDS encoding DUF2637 domain-containing protein, whose translation MRLTDISLDWLLPGGVLLLGMLVAVAVLARGKRGHDRAAKATGDDSWERSEERRRRKEAIYGTASYVLLFCCAAVAAALSFHGLVGFGRQNLSLSGGWEYLVPFGLDGAAMFCSVLAVREASHGDAALGSRLLVWTFAGAAAWFNWVHAPRGLGHAGAPQFFAGMSLSAAVLFDRALKQTRRAALREQGLVPRPLPQIRIVRWLRAPRETFGAWSLMLLEGVRTLDEAVEEVREDRREKERTRLQRRDHEKLERARLKAISRGHRGYARGGRQVEVQAVSASAGSAQVGADPAIAPQEELPVRARPSLQAVRGDAENATPVTVDLTAEDDTQTLPRLDSLEQKLKDLEQQFG comes from the coding sequence ATGAGACTGACCGACATATCGCTGGACTGGCTGCTCCCCGGCGGCGTCCTGCTCCTGGGCATGCTGGTGGCGGTGGCGGTGCTCGCGCGCGGCAAGCGAGGCCACGACAGAGCAGCGAAGGCCACGGGCGACGATTCGTGGGAACGCAGCGAGGAGCGCCGCAGGCGCAAGGAAGCCATCTACGGCACCGCGTCCTACGTGTTGTTGTTCTGCTGCGCGGCGGTGGCCGCCGCGCTCTCCTTCCACGGCCTTGTCGGCTTCGGCCGGCAGAATCTCAGCCTCTCCGGCGGCTGGGAGTACCTCGTGCCGTTCGGCCTCGACGGCGCGGCCATGTTCTGTTCCGTCCTCGCCGTGCGCGAGGCCAGCCACGGCGACGCGGCGCTCGGCTCGCGGCTGCTCGTGTGGACGTTCGCCGGGGCCGCCGCCTGGTTCAACTGGGTGCACGCGCCACGGGGTCTTGGCCATGCCGGCGCCCCGCAGTTCTTCGCCGGGATGTCGCTGTCGGCGGCGGTGCTCTTCGACCGCGCGCTGAAGCAGACCCGCCGGGCGGCGCTGCGGGAGCAGGGTCTGGTGCCGCGGCCGCTGCCGCAGATCCGTATCGTGCGGTGGCTGCGCGCGCCCCGGGAGACGTTCGGCGCCTGGTCGCTGATGCTCCTCGAAGGCGTACGCACGCTGGACGAGGCCGTCGAGGAGGTGCGTGAGGACCGCCGCGAGAAGGAGCGCACGCGGCTACAGAGGCGCGACCACGAGAAACTGGAGCGCGCCCGGCTCAAGGCCATCAGCCGCGGCCACCGGGGTTACGCCCGGGGCGGCAGGCAGGTCGAGGTACAGGCTGTCTCCGCGTCCGCCGGGTCCGCGCAGGTCGGCGCGGACCCTGCTATAGCGCCGCAGGAAGAACTGCCGGTACGCGCCCGCCCCTCCCTCCAGGCCGTCAGAGGTGACGCCGAGAATGCCACCCCCGTCACCGTCGACCTCACGGCGGAGGATGACACGCAGACCCTGCCCCGGCTCGACTCGCTGGAGCAGAAGCTCAAGGACCTGGAGCAGCAGTTCGGCTGA
- a CDS encoding (2Fe-2S)-binding protein, whose translation MSVPTLAAPAQSAPSAVADSYARLTEVFPGLRVTELGAGEQAPQGGGWVTAARLAEGGADLDAFLAWDNAQVLKDYGTQARPDVVASFGLHRYAWPATLLITVPWFLHRRVPRLPVANVSFHRALGRMAVRTDGFACLPGDPAAALPGARVVPDEEALRAEVRAAVAEHLGPLLEGFGPRMRRRSRALWSAATDEIVEGLWYIAHLLGEERRAMTELERLLPGATKPYVGTAGFRELTGPNGEALPTRDRASCCMFYTLRPDDTCVTCPRTCDADRVARLSATAATSG comes from the coding sequence ATGTCCGTCCCCACCTTGGCCGCGCCCGCCCAGAGCGCCCCCAGCGCCGTCGCGGACTCCTATGCCCGCCTCACCGAGGTGTTTCCCGGACTGCGCGTCACCGAACTCGGCGCCGGGGAACAGGCTCCCCAGGGTGGCGGCTGGGTCACCGCCGCCCGGCTCGCGGAGGGCGGGGCCGACCTCGACGCGTTCCTGGCGTGGGACAACGCACAGGTCCTGAAGGACTACGGCACCCAGGCGCGCCCCGACGTGGTGGCGAGCTTCGGCCTGCACCGGTACGCCTGGCCGGCCACCCTGCTGATCACGGTCCCGTGGTTCCTCCACCGCCGCGTCCCGCGCCTGCCGGTGGCCAACGTCTCCTTCCATCGCGCCCTCGGCCGCATGGCCGTCCGCACGGACGGTTTCGCCTGTCTGCCGGGCGACCCTGCCGCCGCCCTGCCCGGCGCCCGCGTCGTCCCCGACGAGGAGGCGCTGCGCGCGGAGGTGCGGGCGGCGGTCGCCGAGCACCTCGGCCCGCTCCTGGAAGGCTTCGGCCCCCGGATGCGGCGCCGTTCGCGCGCCCTGTGGAGCGCGGCCACCGACGAGATCGTCGAGGGCCTCTGGTACATCGCGCACCTCCTCGGCGAGGAACGGCGCGCGATGACGGAGCTGGAGCGACTGCTGCCGGGCGCCACGAAGCCGTACGTGGGCACGGCCGGTTTCCGGGAGCTGACGGGACCGAACGGCGAGGCGCTGCCGACCCGCGACCGGGCGAGCTGCTGCATGTTCTACACGCTGCGCCCCGACGACACCTGCGTCACCTGCCCGCGCACCTGCGACGCGGACCGGGTCGCTCGGCTGAGCGCCACCGCCGCCACGTCCGGCTGA